Within the Balaenoptera acutorostrata chromosome 10, mBalAcu1.1, whole genome shotgun sequence genome, the region CTGCTCTCTCTCCCCTGTAGGGCCGGTGGCCAGCTGCTGCTGTCGAGACTGCTGCGTGGAGCCGGGCCCGGAACTGCCTCCCACGCTGGCCCCCCAGCTCTAGGGGCCTGAACTCCGCTGCTGCGTGGAGCCGGGCCCAGAACTGTCTCCCACGCTGGCCCCCCAGCTCTAGGGGCCTGGATCCCGTGTAGGAGGGGTTGGGGGCAGCCTGCTCGCCCTCCCTCCCTGAACTGGGGAGTTACCCTGCTCCACCCGCACTCCGCACCCCtttccctccagcccctccacTGCATTCTCCATAcaaatgtttctattttattgttcCTTCTTATAATAAAGGGAAGAGGTTAAAACCACAGGTAGCTCTGTCTCCCCAGACAACCCCCATCCCACACTGTCGCGCAAACTGCTTGATTTGAGGGTGCCTGGCCCCTGAGGTAGCTGCAGGGAGCCCCCTTTCCAACATGAGACTGGATGGGGGTGAGAAGGGGGAATGGTGGGGAGGGGTGTTTGGGGAATCCCTTCGTCCAGTGCCCCCACCTAGCCTTCCGGCCCTGGGCATCTCTTTCTGCGCTTTGCTGGTGACTCCTGAGCTCGGTGGGGTTGGCGCAGGTCAGCACTGAACAGCAcctggcggtggggggggggggggggaggagtcTGAGTGGAGAGAGGGTACACTGGGGTCAAGACTAGGGGGGCAGTGTGGGGAGCCAGAAGTGTTCatggggggcagggctggggcaaggaGAGTCCACTGGAgtcagggctggggtgggtggagtCCTTTAGGGTCACCTGGGGCAGTGGTGGGGTAGAAGAAATTGGGTCAAGGCTTGGGGCGAAGTCCCATGGGGCCAGgactggaggaggagggaaagccTAAGTACACTCACTGCTTGGGCCCAGCCAGCATAAGGTCCCCACAGGCTCCGGAAAAAGCTTCCTAAACCAGAAGTGGTGAGGCGACATAAATTGGCCCCTCCTGCTCCCTATCCACAAGGGTGGGGTTTAGGGGGAGGTGTGGGAAGTTTCCACCACCTCAGCCCACTGCCAGCCCCGACATCCCACTCTCTCCTTACCCAGTTCCTTGTTGGCCTGCGGGCTCGGACCCTTGGCGGTGGTGGGGTGCCAGCTGTAGTCACATTGAGCGATCTGCCACACGTGGACGTCCACGGGCACAGCCTGGGGCTTGTCTAGGGCCATCAAGCAGATGCAGTCGGCCACCTTTGACAGACACAGAGTGAGCCACAGAGGAGGAATGGCAGGGTCCAGCCAGCAACCTGCTTCTAGCCCCAAAGCCAGCTGCTTCCTTCTCCACTCTGAGGTTACTATGATTGTACAttctattaataatttaaaaaacagctgtgtggacttccctggtggcgcagtggttaagaatccgcctgccaatgcaggggacatgggttcaagccctggtctgggaagatcccacatgccgcggagcaactaagcccgtgcgccacagctactgagcctgcgctctagagcccgcaagccacaactactgagcccgtgtgcctacagcccatgctccacaagagaagccactgcaatgagaagcccgcgtattgcaatgaagagtagcccctgctcaccgcaactagagaaagcctgcacacagcaacaaagacccaacgcagccaaaaataaataaataaataaataaataaataaattaattaattaaaaaaaagaaatatctcctggtattaagaaattgtttttaaaaaataaaaataaataaataaaaaacagctgTGATGAGGGTGCTACTGGGTGAACATCTTATGTGTGTCAGGTTCTcaggttcttgttttttttttataagtttgtttatttatttatttaatttatttttggctgcattgggtcttcgttgctgcacgtgggcttttctctagttgtggtgagtgggggcccctcctcgttgtggtgcgcaggcttattgctgtggcttctcttgttgtggagcacgggctctaggtgcacgggcttcagtagttgtggcacgcgggctcagcagttgtgactcgcgggctccagagcgcgggctccagagcacaggctcagcagctgtggcccccgggcttagttgctccgcagcatgtaggatcctcctggaccagggctcgaacccgtgtctcctgcattggcaggtggattcttaaccactgcgccaccagggaagccccttgtcttGTTTcgcagacaagaaaactgaggttctgaaAGGTGAAATGACTTGGCCAAAGTTACCCAGCTAGGGAGACGCAGAACCAAGATTTAATGTTAGGCTGGAGTTCAGAGCCCATTAAAAAGAGTTCTTTAAACAAAAGTTCATTTTGAAagtacagagaaatataaaaaagaaaacaataaatgccaaattCCCAATCATCTTTCTGATAGCTAACGCTGCTGATATTAAACAAGAAGTTCTATAAGTACATATAATTTTAAgagaagaacaaaatgaaaagtggaaacatcttttcatttgtcttcccaaaggtaaccactattaAGTTCCCTGTGATTCCTTCTGGAAATTTCTGcatatagcagtgtatatatgtacctgaACAAATGGTTTTTCTGAAAATGCATTCAAAGAGCAATGTCTTTTATACCCTTTCTGCAttctacatttctctaatgaaacATCTGCTGGtatcctttctccttcccacttTGCCTCCAGAAGAGAAGCCCGCATCCAAGCACCCAACTCTCAGGcctgccttctctcctcctccgCTACTCTCTGCATGGGTGGTGAGGGCAGCTCCTACCCCCCTGGGGCCTTACCTTGGTGCCTACCCCAGGCAGGGTGCAGAGGGCCTTATGGGCCTCCTCATAGGGGGCCTTGCGCAGCTGCTgcagccagggaagtccacccCGTTCTTCCAGGATGGCTCGGGCACTGGCACTCACGTAGCGGGCACGATACCCCAGGCCCAGCTTCCTGAGCTGAGCCTCCACGTGTGGCCctgtggggtggtggggaggggagcaggggtcAGGCATTATCACATCCTTCCTGTCATCAGGCTAGTGTGTGAGCCCTGCACCCCGCAGGAATGCTTTCCCTAAGCACCCCTCTCCTACCTTGCCACCCTCTGGGAGACCCCAGGACACCTGCATGTACAAAGGAAAGGGTTAAGGCCTGGGTTCTGCCCCTCCACAAATGTTTTCTGAGCACTGACTATGTGCTGTGCACTGCAGCAGGGACTGAGAAGGACTTGCTGCCCTGGAGGAACTCCCCAGTTAAGTTCCTTAACCTTTCCAAAGGGCGTTCACATTcgtgatataaaataaaagtcataatAACAGCAACAGCTTCTATTTTCAAGTGCTGGGTATCATGCATGGGCAAAGTGCTTTAGGTACATTATCATGCTTACTTTTCTCAAGGACCCTGATGACAATATTGTTCTTCCCACTTTATGGATGGAGAAAATGAAGGCTtagaagaggttaagtaacttgctcaagaaaGGACATGGTAGAGGTGGGACCTTGCACTGAGGTCTGGGACaccaagcctgtgctcttaacccaTTGCACTACCTACCTCATGATTGCTTTATTCATCCCTCAAACCCTTCTGGATAGAGACTGTTATTCCCATTCCACAAACAAGTTAAGAGAAGCTTGGAGAGGTGAATGAATTTCTTGAGGTCTTATGACTACTAAGCTGGGAGCTAAGACCCAAGATTGGGTTTCTAAGCACCTAAAACATTGTTTTCTCCAGAGGGGGCTGTCTCCTTCCTATGCAGTCATCAAGCACTTTCTCTAGCTTGGTTCTCACATCTGCCAACTGATATACTTGCCTCTGTAAAATACTTgcctcacagggctgctgtgaagaACACGTATGTTTCTGGATGCAGAATTGTTGGAATCATTGCAAAGATAACATATTGAATTTTCTGTTTACGTCCCATAAGCCAAACACTGTGCTAGCTGCAGCATGTGTATTCCTTTACTTAACCCTCATGACAACTCTGATAGGTAGGTGCTATTCTTATCCCATTCAATGGATtaaaaaactgaggcacacagaggctAAATAATGTGCTCAAGGTCATATACGTAGAAGTCACGTGCCAGAGTTGAGATTCTGACCCAGGCAGCTGTCTCTAGAATGCATGCTCTTAAGCCCAAACTACTGTACACTGTATACAGATGTCTTCTGATGAGCCATTGAACCCATGGGGCAAAAAGCCCAGACTAGTGAGGTGCTGACATTTCAGGGACAGATAAGGAAGATGAGGTGTAACTGGGGCTGATCAGACCAGGCAGGGTGGTTCTGGATGAGGGCAGTATTTAGAAAGGCAGGAAGCTTTGAGATGGGAGAAGGGCACCAGGGGAGAACTGAACAGACCCTGAAAGCTGCTGGAAGGCCTGGAGGCAAGGACCCACCTACTCACCAGTCAGGGCCTGCAAGCTGGGGAAGCCATGGTAGGCGACATCATCAAGCTGGAGGAGCCGAGGTCCGAAGGTCTGGCAGAGCCGCTCCACCATGCCAGTGATGCGGGCAATGTTGTTGTTGGAGGAACAGATGAAGGAGAAGAGGCACTCGATGGGGTCCTGTTGCAGGAGTCGCACACCTGGGGACCAGAAAGGCAGGGGGACCAGAAATCACCTGTTATTGGGAGTGGCCTCTTCTCACCCTCAGATTCTAGGTACCAAGGCTCCGGGGGATCCCAGGGGAATGAGGGACAGCATTGTTAGAGAAAGCAACACCAGAGCTCTCATTCCTCATAGCACCTCGTGAGATCTGGGTTATCATCCCATTCCACAGATGAAGAAGCCACAATGTAAGCACTATGAGGGTGgggatttgtttctgttttgttcactgtggtATCCCCAGTCGCACAGCTGATGCTCTGTAAACATTTACAGAATGAATAATGTCACCAGccccagatcacacagccaggattTGGCTCAATATCCTTATCACTCCACTATGGTGGTCAGCAGgacaataataacagtaataataattactatgtgtcaggcactattctaagcactttacatgtctTAGcttctttaatcctcataaaatcCTAAGAGGTGgatataatccccattttacagatggtgaaactgagTAACTTAACCAAATCACAAgcaccccaacccctgcctcAGGCTCCGTACTCACCTTGGAATTTCTGAGCCACCTCTTGAAAGTGGGGGTCCACGGAACTCCAGTGGTGATACAGCTGAACAAGGCTGACATCCAGTTGGAAGTACTGTCGCACGGCCTTTAGCTCTTCCAGTGTGGGCCTGCCAACCCGGCCCTTATCCCCTCGGTACACAGTGCAGTAAAGATGCTCCTCAGTCTGGGTCAGTGTCCATACCTGGTCGGCCAGCACGCCACTCCAGTGCGCAGGGCTTTGCTCCCTCCACCTGACCCCCAGGCACAGGGCAGCCCTAGCACTCAGTTTCCCTTCCTGCACCCTTTGGGGCCCTCCCATCTTATAACTGCTCCATATACAAAACTGACTTACAAATTGCAAAGTAAAAGCGCTTTCTTTTACATCAATTATATCATGTAATCCTCGCAACAACACTGCGCAGGCTTATTACCTCCACTTTATAAAGCAGGTAACAGGGTCACCACccgtgcctcagtctcctctttTGTACTCTGAAGTTTCTTCCGTCACCCCTAATGCACCCCAGGATCTGCCGTGCTgaggagccaggagccagggTCACTCACCGGAATGACTGTCCAGAAGCCAGAACCAGGTCCAAGCGCAGCTCAGAGCGTGGACAGGGGATGGAGGCCCACAGGGCCGGGACGGAGGCTAGAGTGCGATGTCTCATGCTATGCTGCAGAAGAGAGCGAGCTAACATTTCCACGTCAGGCTCCGCCCCATGATGGCCCCGCCCACTCAAAGCAGCTCTACGCTCCGCCGAGACCCCGCCCCAAATATCACGCCCCTCTAGGCCTCGCCCACCAAATCCTGGCCTCTTAATTTGCTTATTTAAGGCCCGCccagttttatttaatttctccaCTCCCCATAGGTCCCACTCCTTGCGGTCCACCAAGGCTCCATCCCTCCCACTCTGTCCCGACACTCCCGTCCTTCCTCCTTACGTATCCtcccccgccctccacagcctcCGGGGGCGTACCACTGTCCCCACTGTCCCAAAGAGCTGCCGCGACTTTGGGAAGCGCGCGCAAGCGCGCTCTTCAACTTTCTCCGGGGTCCGACCTCTCTCTCACCGGAAGTACGGTTCAAGCCCGGCTAATTGGATCCAGAGGTAGCCAATCCACGGAGAGTTAAGAGTCGCCAATGAGAATCGGGCGTGGCGGCGGGTGGGCGGGCCTTTCCGTGGCGCCGCAGCGGTTGGCGCGCGCTGGGCTAGCTGCCCGCCCTGGAGCTTTCCTCTGTGGGCTCGGCTGTACTCGGCACGCCGGCGTGTGCCATCCCCGCTCCCCGCGGTCCAGGCGCACTGTGCGCCCTCAGGCCCCAGTCCTCACTGTCTGATCTTCTCAGAGCCCTGGGATTCCTCAGGGTCTGCCCGCCCACAGAACCAAGTCCTATCCCTCGCCGTCCTTAGCCTTTCTCACCGAGCCTCTCCGGGCTGATCTTCGCCCTCCTCAGTCGGCCTCCCCTGAAGCACCCCCTCACTGAGAATCGCGCCAGAACGCAGCTCTGGGCCCGCCGAGCCCCTGAGGTGTCTTCACGGCGTCTGGCTCCCGAGGATTCTGCCTTCGCGCTCACCCGCTGAGCCGCTCCCCTCCAAGGGCTTGTCCCTGAGCCTCGACGCTGTAGCCTTAGGCCTCCTCACAGACTTCCTCGTCAGAGGCCTGCCTCCTCGGACTGTCCCGCCGGGCGCCGCCCGCTGGCTGCCACAGCTGCTCCCTCCGTCTAGGGCCTTCCTCCACAGCCCTCCCTCAGCCCTGCCCAACGGGGCCCGGGTAGGCCTTCCTCGGGGACTGCGCCCAGCGGCCCAGCGAGGCCACAGGACCACCAAGTGTGTGGCCCCCGGGCAGCCCCGGTGCCAGGGCCGGCTGCCTGGCCCAGGAGAGATGTATCATGTAACTTCTTACCTTCTAGAGAAAGACACAAAAAACAGGGACACAAGAACTGCCTCTGGGCGGTGATTCTTGGTTACTGTATCTGAGCGATTAGCCTTCAGATTCCTTAAGGGACAGACTGGCAGCTGATTTATCTGTGTCCCTCTTGCCACAGTTCCTAGCAGGGGGGGCTGTGAGCCTGGCAGCGTCTCAGTTCCGGGCTTCAGGAGCCCCAAGGCCCTGGGGCAGCTGCTTCCTGTGCGTGTCTCCTCTGCAGGCACGACAGCCCACAGGTGTCTAGTGCTTAGAGGGCATTCCTCCAGTAAATGTTTAAACTGGAAGAGAAGGTGTCAAGGTGGGGAATGAAGAGTCCCTCTGAATTCCTGCTCAGTCCCCAGCTAAACAGGGGAAGAAGGGTCACACAGCTATAGTGACTCTGAAGCAGCACCCGGACCGTCCCACTGGCAAAGGACTCGAAGCATCTGCAGTTCACGAAGGAATGGCCACTAGACTCTTCCCTTCCAGCCGTTCGGCATACTGGTTGAAGAGCCAGCTTTGGAGGCAGGCTCTTGTTCAAATGGTAGCTCTGCGACTTCCTAGTTGTGGgaacttaggcaagttacttaatttgtCTAAACCTTGGTGTCTTTTTGGAGATATCTACCCTGTCATTAACTTTCCCCATAGTTATTGCAAGGATTATACAAAACTGTGTATCTAAAGGTGCTTCAGCACAGGGTCTACCACTCAGTGAAGGACATGGGAAATGGGAGCTGTCATactgggttagccaaaaagttcgtatgggtttttccgtaagatgttacagaaaaacgcGAATGAACTTTT harbors:
- the OGG1 gene encoding N-glycosylase/DNA lyase isoform X7 produces the protein MLARSLLQHSMRHRTLASVPALWASIPCPRSELRLDLVLASGQSFRWREQSPAHWSGVLADQVWTLTQTEEHLYCTVYRGDKGRVGRPTLEELKAVRQYFQLDVSLVQLYHHWSSVDPHFQEVAQKFQGVRLLQQDPIECLFSFICSSNNNIARITGMVERLCQTFGPRLLQLDDVAYHGFPSLQALTGPHVEAQLRKLGLGYRARYVSASARAILEERGGLPWLQQLRKAPYEEAHKALCTLPGVGTKVADCICLMALDKPQAVPVDVHVWQIAQCDYSWHPTTAKGPSPQANKELE
- the OGG1 gene encoding N-glycosylase/DNA lyase isoform X6, whose product is MLARSLLQHSMRHRTLASVPALWASIPCPRSELRLDLVLASGQSFRWREQSPAHWSGVLADQVWTLTQTEEHLYCTVYRGDKGRVGRPTLEELKAVRQYFQLDVSLVQLYHHWSSVDPHFQEVAQKFQGVRLLQQDPIECLFSFICSSNNNIARITGMVERLCQTFGPRLLQLDDVAYHGFPSLQALTGPHVEAQLRKLGLGYRARYVSASARAILEERGGLPWLQQLRKAPYEEAHKALCTLPGVGTKVADCICLMALDKPQAVPVDVHVWQIAQCDYSWHPTTAKGPSPQANKELGAVQC
- the OGG1 gene encoding N-glycosylase/DNA lyase isoform X4, which codes for MLARSLLQHSMRHRTLASVPALWASIPCPRSELRLDLVLASGQSFRWREQSPAHWSGVLADQVWTLTQTEEHLYCTVYRGDKGRVGRPTLEELKAVRQYFQLDVSLVQLYHHWSSVDPHFQEVAQKFQGVRLLQQDPIECLFSFICSSNNNIARITGMVERLCQTFGPRLLQLDDVAYHGFPSLQALTGPHVEAQLRKLGLGYRARYVSASARAILEERGGLPWLQQLRKAPYEEAHKALCTLPGVGTKTSPRLCPWTSTCGRSLNVTTAGTPPPPRVRARRPTRNWVLFSADLRQPHRAQESPAKRRKRCPGPEG
- the OGG1 gene encoding N-glycosylase/DNA lyase isoform X1, which produces MLARSLLQHSMRHRTLASVPALWASIPCPRSELRLDLVLASGQSFRWREQSPAHWSGVLADQVWTLTQTEEHLYCTVYRGDKGRVGRPTLEELKAVRQYFQLDVSLVQLYHHWSSVDPHFQEVAQKFQGVRLLQQDPIECLFSFICSSNNNIARITGMVERLCQTFGPRLLQLDDVAYHGFPSLQALTGPHVEAQLRKLGLGYRARYVSASARAILEERGGLPWLQQLRKAPYEEAHKALCTLPGVGTKTSPRLCPWTSTCGRSLNVTTAGTPPPPRVRARRPTRNWGAGGANLCRLTTSGLGSFFRSLWGPYAGWAQAVLFSADLRQPHRAQESPAKRRKRCPGPEG
- the OGG1 gene encoding N-glycosylase/DNA lyase isoform X2, translating into MLARSLLQHSMRHRTLASVPALWASIPCPRSELRLDLVLASGQSFRWREQSPAHWSGVLADQVWTLTQTEEHLYCTVYRGDKGRVGRPTLEELKAVRQYFQLDVSLVQLYHHWSSVDPHFQEVAQKFQGVRLLQQDPIECLFSFICSSNNNIARITGMVERLCQTFGPRLLQLDDVAYHGFPSLQALTGPHVEAQLRKLGLGYRARYVSASARAILEERGGLPWLQQLRKAPYEEAHKALCTLPGVGTKVADCICLMALDKPQAVPVDVHVWQIAQCDYSWHPTTAKGPSPQANKELGSFFRSLWGPYAGWAQAVLFSADLRQPHRAQESPAKRRKRCPGPEG
- the OGG1 gene encoding N-glycosylase/DNA lyase isoform X3; this translates as MLARSLLQHSMRHRTLASVPALWASIPCPRSELRLDLVLASGQSFRWREQSPAHWSGVLADQVWTLTQTEEHLYCTVYRGDKGRVGRPTLEELKAVRQYFQLDVSLVQLYHHWSSVDPHFQEVAQKFQGVRLLQQDPIECLFSFICSSNNNIARITGMVERLCQTFGPRLLQLDDVAYHGFPSLQALTGPHVEAQLRKLGLGYRARYVSASARAILEERGGLPWLQQLRKAPYEEAHKALCTLPGVGTKVADCICLMALDKPQAVPVDVHVWQIAQCDYSWHPTTAKGPSPQANKELGSRRGQFMSPHHFWFRKLFPEPVGTLCWLGPSSAVQC
- the OGG1 gene encoding N-glycosylase/DNA lyase isoform X5, coding for MLARSLLQHSMRHRTLASVPALWASIPCPRSELRLDLVLASGQSFRWREQSPAHWSGVLADQVWTLTQTEEHLYCTVYRGDKGRVGRPTLEELKAVRQYFQLDVSLVQLYHHWSSVDPHFQEVAQKFQGVRLLQQDPIECLFSFICSSNNNIARITGMVERLCQTFGPRLLQLDDVAYHGFPSLQALTGPHVEAQLRKLGLGYRARYVSASARAILEERGGLPWLQQLRKAPYEEAHKALCTLPGVGTKTSPRLCPWTSTCGRSLNVTTAGTPPPPRVRARRPTRNWEPRAVARAASVPPTVSQK